A region of Lycium barbarum isolate Lr01 chromosome 3, ASM1917538v2, whole genome shotgun sequence DNA encodes the following proteins:
- the LOC132634053 gene encoding membrane-associated kinase regulator 5-like — MKTSKLLKCWPNADPNTVTVADTVPYSDSIKNLIYGIDCATNTNEETHYDEDSFFDLVLTGPDGNPKEDYNSKYVKQGKSECDFTIDSHSKPHSPVTVLGSGTKLRVFFLGFRKSNQEKSGIDDSFTVNPKHQNKRHLPRGNSLRSKDKEFSVDNSSSKQFARAAEVPKFLKLVKPLYARNSKMCTDKIKISDQVSTPLPSPFVQSFSSSKKLLEEKQGNRVAGFGAVCKHVMKSRSTASSSLPMNRRDDSLLEQNDGIQGAILHCKRSYSTASKDFSRLLPRSTSEDVPRGTYYEEESRWSI; from the exons ATGAAAACTTCTAAGCTACTCAAATGCTGGCCCAATGCCGACCCCAATACGGTCACCGTTGCTGATACTGTCCCTTATTCTGATTCTATTAAGAATCTCATCTATGGAATTGATTGCGCAACCAACACTAATGAAGAAACCCATTACGATGAAGACTCCTTCTTCGATCTGGTGCTCACAGGACCTGATGGAAACCCTAAAGAGGACTATAACTCCAAATATGTGAAGCAAGGGAAGAGCGAATGTGATTTTACAATCGACTCACACTCGAAGCCTCATTCTCCGGTCACCGTGCTCGGATCGGGCACCAAGCTTCGGGTCTTCTTTTTGGGATTTAGGAAGTCGAATCAGGAGAAATCGGGCATTGATGATTCATTTACGGTAAATCCAAAGCATCAAAACAAGAGACATTTGCCCAGAGGCAACAGTTTAAGAAGCAAAGACAAGGAATTTTCAGTTGACAACTCGTCGTCTAAGCAATTTGCAAGAGCTGCTGAAGTACCCAAGTTCTTGAAATTGGTGAAGCCTTTGTACGCCAGAAATTCCAAAATGTGCACTGATAAAATTAAAATCTCGGATCAGGTGTCGACACCATTGCCTTCTCCGTTCGTGCAATCATTTAGCTCATCCAAAAAGCTGTTGGAAGAGAAGCAGGGGAACAGAGTTGCTGGATTTGGAGCTGTGTGTAAGCACGTAATGAAGAGCCGATCCACGGCTTCTTCATCCTTGCCGATGAATCGAAGGGATGATTCACTATTGGAGCAAAATGACGGAATCCAAGGTGCTATTCTTCACTGCAAGAGATCCTATAGCACTGCATCAAAAG ATTTTTCGAGGTTATTACCAAGATCTACATCTGAAGATGTACCAAGAGGCACTTATTATGAAGAAGAGAGCAGATGGAGCATTTGA